Below is a window of Pyrobaculum aerophilum str. IM2 DNA.
AACAAGCGACCACTTCATTACTGACGCCACAGTCCTCATGTCATATTCCTCTAATAACACGAGGTTTTTAACTCCCCTGATCTCCCTCTTGAATCTCTCCTTTGCGCTGCCCGATCCCGCGACAACAAGCCCAATATTGCCTATTGAAGACAACTTCTCAGCCGTTTTAACAAGGCCGCGAAGATTTCTATCTTCATCTAAAGGGCCGATGTATGACACGTAAAAATCGAAATTCTCTACATGTCGCAACTTGTCAACTGAGGGAATAAGATCTGCAAAATTGGGATCAATCCAGCATCTTGACTCGATGATTTTCTCACTGGGCACGCGGTATAGTCTTAGCTCCTCAGCCTCTCCTTGGCAACACACCACTATTAGATCAGCGTTTCGTAATATTTCGGGGAGTTGCAATGTTGACCACATTACCCGCAAGGCCGCTTCTATAGGCCTTGAAATTGGAAATTTAGTCGTGTAAATAGGCACAAAGACAAATGTAGCTCTCTTGGAAATCTCTCCAGTCGACAATAACGATTTCCTCACGCCAATCCACTTAGCCACCTCTTCGGGGCCGTTCCAAAAACTGGAGAACACCACAATTACGTCTAGGTCGTATTGCTTGTCAATCTCGTTTAAAATCCCTACGAAATTTCTAAAAACAATATTCGGCTGAAAAATCGGCCTACTGCTTAGAACTCTTATGGTTGGGACTCCAGACACGTCGTTTTCTACTTCTACAAATCCCCTCTTGCTTTTTTCCACAACCTCCTCCTTCACAGCCAGTTGGTCATCGTGGTATATGCTCGTGATTAGCCACGCCTTATGTCCCAGTCTTTGAAAAGCTTTAACTAATATAGAGGCGGCTCTATGGGCATCTTCCCAGTGGGAACTCTGCGGCGATATTACTGCTATATTCATTTTCTTCTCATAGTTTCAGCTACTATCACCGCCACTACTGCCACAGCCAGACCCCATGTTATAGGCGTTAACATCATACTTAGCGTAGTGACGTTTATCCCTCCTTGTTCTAAGGCAAAGGTAATGACTACAAGGTATAGAATTATCCTTATATATTCGGCGACTGCACTAACGATAACCTCGCTTTTTGACAAAGCACCCTTATAAATATACTCAACAAAACTATCAACTAATATAAAACCAATTATTGAAATAATAAAAAATTTAATAAAGCCATATATATAGATATTTAATATATTAAAAGCTAATTGATAAATTTCTGCATATGATAGATTTAATGCAAGATAGGCAATTGCTAGGAGAATGGCCACAATATAAGTTATCCACGCGGCTATCGAGCCGAAGAACTCGCCAGCTGTATACCCAGAGCGTAACAAGACGCGGCCAATATTTAGATTTCTAAACCAGTCATTAAAACCAGTGCGTCGAAGTAGACGAATTAAAGCGTGTCTTATGACTTTGCCCAAGGCGTAACCAGCTACAACAATCAATAACGATATGGCTACGTAGAATACAGTTGCCCATATATTCATTATGACGCTATATGCCACTTTTTAATAAACATTAAGTGCGTAAGAATTGACCGTTGAAAGCTCCTTGACGCCAAGACTCTCATAAATCGGCGGGAGATCATTGGCACATACATTGAATTCGCGAATGTTAGTAAGGTAAATCAATAAAAGTTGTGCCCGTATACTAAAGTTATACGTACAGGTATTTTTGTCTAAAAATCTGCTATTATTTCACCATCTTAATATAACACATCAATAGCCCCCAGCCGACGCCATTAAGCTTCGCCAGAGTGAACTAATGCTGAGTTGCCGGCCTTCGTAAAAATTTAAATTAGATACCAGGGATATGACGTGAAACTTGGGGCTAAGGCCCTAGACACTTCAGGTCGGGGTGAGCCGTTTAAATTCTACACTGCCTACTATCTCTCATTTTATAGCAAAAAACGGGCGAGAACATTAAGAGAACTATTAGAAGGCATAAAGATCGCTGATAAAAACACCTTATTTCACCACTTATTTCATACAATTCGATCAAAACACTTAATACCTCCTAGATATTCCAACGACTTTGCCCGCTGGGTCGGCGAAGAGGTAGGAGATGAGGAACTTGCTGCAGCGCTTTCGGATATCTCTGGCGCAGAGCCGGCAACAATTGAGGATATTAGGAAAGAAATTATTGCTATAATGGAGCCTTATGCTGATGATAGGCGTGGAAAGTCGGAGTTTGTTTTCGTAGCCATGGAGCCTGTGGTGATAGAAACTGACTATGTCGCTAGGACACTTGGCGACTTTCTAGATCTAATAGAAGTTGTGCCCGGAGAGTCTGTGATTTACCACTTTGTCACAAGAAGGGTGTTAGAAGGCACTGGCCGTAACGACTTCTCCATTTGGCTAGAGAAAAACTTCGGGCTGACCGAAGTTGCCGCTGCGTTGAGCAAAATAGATCCATTGATGTACAACAGTGAGGAAGCGCTTAGGAGAGACATAATTAAGACGTTGAAAAAGTGGTTGCTATGATAGAGAAATATGCTCAATTCGTTGGCGAGGAGGAGATAAATGCAATTATAAAACTTGCTGAAAGGCTAGAGGATTTGTCAATACTCCACGTTAACTCCACGGCAGCTGGCGGCGGAGTAGCTGAGATACTTAACAGAATGGTGCCGCTTATGAGAGAACTAGGGCTTAGAGTTGACTGGAGGGTGATTAAGGGTGATGAGGAATTTTTCACAGTGACTAAGACGTTCCACAACGCGCTTCAAGGGACTGTCTCAGAAGTGCCAGAGCAGTATTACGCTATTTACGACAAATGGCAGGAAATCAACGCCACAGAATTAGACCTGGACTATGATGTGGTGTTTATTCACGACCCGCAGCCAGCTGGTTTAATAAAATACCGGAAGAAGGGGAAGTGGATTTGGAGATGTCACATAGACCTTTCAACACCGCATCCGCAAGTCTGGGCTTTCCTTAAGCGTTATGTATCTAACTACGACCTAGCCATATTCCATATCCCCGAATTCGCCAGAGACGATCTCGACATCCCACAGCTCATTATTCCGCCGTCAATAGATCCGCTCAGCCCTAAAAACAGAGAATTGCCAAATAGCGCCATAGAGAGAATTGTAAGAAAATTCGATGTAGATCTCGACCGTCCAATACTTCTGCAAATCGCCCGTTTCGACTGGGCAAAGGACCCCATCGGCGTTATAGAGAGTTATAAATTAGCAAAAAGGCACACCCCTGAATTACAATTGGTTTACCTAGGGAGTCCAGCTCACGACGACCCGGAGGGGGAAATAGTATACAAAAAAACAGTGGAGGCCGCTGGGAACGACCGCGACATTCATTTACTAATGTTGCCGCCTGATAGCCACATAGAGGTAAACGCTTTTCAGCGCGCGGCAACAGTGGTTATGCAGAAGTCAATAAGAGAGGGCTTTGGTTTAACTGTCAGCGAGGCGTTATGGAAGGGAAAGCCCGTCATAGGCGGAAAGGCCGGCGGAATAAAAATACAGGTTATACACGGCGTCACGGGCTTTTTGGCGACATCAGCTAGAACAGCAGCGCACTATGTCACACTTCTCCTCAGAGAAAAAGAATTACGAGAACAAATGGGCGCTGCAGGCAGAGAGCACGTACGCAGAAACTTCCTTATAACACACCACTTAAGACGTTATTTAATGGCCATAGCGTACGTCACCGGGAGGCACAAAAAGTAGCTACCGCTTCTCCGCCCCCCAAGCGCCACTCATATTGACGCGTAGATGTATAATTTCCAAGTCTCCAGGGTTCCGTACCCAAAAACCTTCTAGCAATACCCCTTAGCCAAACCGCCTCGTCAGCTTCAGCCCGTCTTTTTCAATTAGTTGTTTTAACCTCTTCGCCTATTCTTTTGTACGGATTTGCGGTTACTAACGTCACAATCCGCCTGGGTTAGCCCTTTAGCATCAGCCTCATCCCTCCCAATAACACCCTCACTTTTTAAATACTCCACGAAAAACTCCTGATAGCCGGCAAACCCAGCGAGAAAGCGACACGCCCCAGCCTGCCCACTCCCTCCATAAACTGCCACCTTCTGAATTCTCGTGGCCACAGCATAGCCGCGTCAATTAAGAGACTAATCTCTTCCCTTTATACAGATGTGCCTAATTAATAATGCGTTCACTCCCCGAATCTGCATCTGTAAGCCCCAAGGTGCTCATAAAAAATCCATAAACGCCGATTTTTTGGCGAGAATCGTTTATTACCTCTGTGGGATTGTTATATACATTTTCCTGGCTTGGAAGCCAGAGCATAATAAGACGCACATATCGCATGGCCCCTTACGCCCCCAGCTGAAGACCTGGCCGCGCTGTCTGTATTTGGGGCGTTATTGGCGGCTTCGCAGATATATTACTTATATCACGTAATTAGAGCCCATTTAAAAACGCAATACGCCCAAGGCAGATAACTATCAAGGACTAAATCTCATTCCAATCCCCTTATTTCCCCCGGTATTTCTTAGCATATTATTAACGCCAAGGCTCAGAGGGTTACAGAACAAAGGAATAAGAGGAAAGGCGATATAATATCTCGCTCTAAGAGGAATTTTTAAAAACTGGTGTTTACGCTGGGCGTGGACATAGCGCTATTCGCCGATTACGACGGAACACTGGCTTTACCAGAAAAGGCGAGAGAAGAGAGGCCGCTCCCTCCCTCGTTAGAAGAAGCGTTGAGAAAACTCGCCGCGTTAATGCCATTTGCGGTAGTGACGACTAAAGACTGCCAATTTGTTATGAAAAGAGTGCCCTTCGCCTCTGCCTATGCGTGTATTAACGGAATTGAGATCCATGCGGCGGGATACGTGGCCGTGGCCGCAGACGTCAAATACGACGCTGTGGAAAGTCTGTACAGAAAGGCTACGGGATTAAACGCCCTTGTAGAGCCTAAAAGGACGTGGCGTGGGGATATAGCCGGTTTTACAATTGACTGGCGAGATAGCGGAATTCCGCCGCCGGGCCTGGAGGAGTTGGTTAGGGAGGCCTCGGGACTTGGGATAAGGGTAGTGAAGTACTCCAGACACCCCTTTTTAGACTTCTACGGCTCTAATGTCGACAAGGGCAATGCCGTGCGCATTTTAAAGGCCCTTCTGGGAGTAAAACACGTAGTGTATATGGGCGATAGCGAAAACGACATCCCAGCGTGGAGAGAAGCCGATATAAAAATCCTCGTGAGGCACAGCCTCAACCGCGGCCTCTCAATAGAGGGGGTTATCCCAATTGACTATGAACACCTGCCCGCGTATTTACAAGAGGTCGCCAAAAATGTAACAGATATAAAGGGATAGCTCGGAGCTGAAGTGGCGAGTTGGATTACAACCCTCCGCAACCTCATAGTAGACTCGCTGGAAAAGTCCTGGCTGCCTCTCCCCATAAGTCCCGAAATATGCGAATCTTGGAAAAAGGGGTTGCCCTCTGACGAGTCCGGCATAGTGCTCTACACCTCGTGTATGTACCACCTGGCTCCTCTAATAGAAAAGGCTGTGGAAAACCTCGAAAAATTCGGCGTTACTGAAGGCGGAGTGAGAAGCAGACTCGCCGGAGTGGCCGCGAAAATTGCAGGGAGTGTTATACTCCGACCTGACCCCGCCGAAATTGAGCGGGCAAACCAAGTGATGAGGAAAATATACGACATGCTCACTAAAAGCGGGGTGAGGATTAGGCTGTTAGATAGAGAGATTTACTCGGGGGCTTTACTCTACGAGCTAGGCTTTGAAAGAGAATTTGCGACGTATGCCCAGAAGGCGGCTAAATACTTCATGGAGAGGGGAGTTAAGGAGGTGATAACAGTGGATCCCCACACGCACCACCTCTTACAAGCTGTCTATCCCAAATTCGTACCTGGGCTTAATATCAAGGTGCACAGCTACTTAGATCTCATGAAAAGCAACGGGGTTTCAATAAAGGGTTTTGTAATCCACGACTCTTGTCTTTACGCCAGATTTCTCGGAAAATACGGGAAAATCAGGGAATTGCTCTCGCCGGGGCAGCCAGTTGAAGACCCCTATTACACCGGGAGAGACACAGCCGGATGTTGCGGGGGCCCAATTGAGTCAATATTCCCGGACGTGGCGAAAAAAGTGGCCGGAGTTAGAGTTAGAGATTTGTCAAAGCTTTCAAAAGACGTCGTAGTCCAATGCCCCATTTGTT
It encodes the following:
- a CDS encoding DUF5752 family protein encodes the protein MKLGAKALDTSGRGEPFKFYTAYYLSFYSKKRARTLRELLEGIKIADKNTLFHHLFHTIRSKHLIPPRYSNDFARWVGEEVGDEELAAALSDISGAEPATIEDIRKEIIAIMEPYADDRRGKSEFVFVAMEPVVIETDYVARTLGDFLDLIEVVPGESVIYHFVTRRVLEGTGRNDFSIWLEKNFGLTEVAAALSKIDPLMYNSEEALRRDIIKTLKKWLL
- a CDS encoding glycosyltransferase family 4 protein encodes the protein MNIAVISPQSSHWEDAHRAASILVKAFQRLGHKAWLITSIYHDDQLAVKEEVVEKSKRGFVEVENDVSGVPTIRVLSSRPIFQPNIVFRNFVGILNEIDKQYDLDVIVVFSSFWNGPEEVAKWIGVRKSLLSTGEISKRATFVFVPIYTTKFPISRPIEAALRVMWSTLQLPEILRNADLIVVCCQGEAEELRLYRVPSEKIIESRCWIDPNFADLIPSVDKLRHVENFDFYVSYIGPLDEDRNLRGLVKTAEKLSSIGNIGLVVAGSGSAKERFKREIRGVKNLVLLEEYDMRTVASVMKWSLVGMDLSYFEPFGIRALEYLYAGVPFATSPTSRAVWHITNGVDGIHLEGPEDINGLVNWISTLIRDPELREEIGVKARRKAEGLNAVKLAELIISKAQR
- a CDS encoding HAD hydrolase family protein encodes the protein MDIALFADYDGTLALPEKAREERPLPPSLEEALRKLAALMPFAVVTTKDCQFVMKRVPFASAYACINGIEIHAAGYVAVAADVKYDAVESLYRKATGLNALVEPKRTWRGDIAGFTIDWRDSGIPPPGLEELVREASGLGIRVVKYSRHPFLDFYGSNVDKGNAVRILKALLGVKHVVYMGDSENDIPAWREADIKILVRHSLNRGLSIEGVIPIDYEHLPAYLQEVAKNVTDIKG
- a CDS encoding glycosyltransferase: MIEKYAQFVGEEEINAIIKLAERLEDLSILHVNSTAAGGGVAEILNRMVPLMRELGLRVDWRVIKGDEEFFTVTKTFHNALQGTVSEVPEQYYAIYDKWQEINATELDLDYDVVFIHDPQPAGLIKYRKKGKWIWRCHIDLSTPHPQVWAFLKRYVSNYDLAIFHIPEFARDDLDIPQLIIPPSIDPLSPKNRELPNSAIERIVRKFDVDLDRPILLQIARFDWAKDPIGVIESYKLAKRHTPELQLVYLGSPAHDDPEGEIVYKKTVEAAGNDRDIHLLMLPPDSHIEVNAFQRAATVVMQKSIREGFGLTVSEALWKGKPVIGGKAGGIKIQVIHGVTGFLATSARTAAHYVTLLLREKELREQMGAAGREHVRRNFLITHHLRRYLMAIAYVTGRHKK
- a CDS encoding (Fe-S)-binding protein — translated: MASWITTLRNLIVDSLEKSWLPLPISPEICESWKKGLPSDESGIVLYTSCMYHLAPLIEKAVENLEKFGVTEGGVRSRLAGVAAKIAGSVILRPDPAEIERANQVMRKIYDMLTKSGVRIRLLDREIYSGALLYELGFEREFATYAQKAAKYFMERGVKEVITVDPHTHHLLQAVYPKFVPGLNIKVHSYLDLMKSNGVSIKGFVIHDSCLYARFLGKYGKIRELLSPGQPVEDPYYTGRDTAGCCGGPIESIFPDVAKKVAGVRVRDLSKLSKDVVVQCPICYVNLKRASNGVKLYYLPEVLL